The genomic segment TGTCGTCGCGCGCTTGCCCCGAAGAAAGCCTGCGGCTCCGAGAAGGAGAGCGCCAGTGCATACCGATACCTTAAGCCGCGCGGCACCGGCCGTTTTCAACCAATCGACAAATTTCCTGTCATGTTGGAGACTCCTGGTGCCGAACCCCCCGGGCACAAAAAGCATGTCGTAGGAACTGAGGGGCTCAGCTATGGCGTCCGCTCCAATCCGAAGCCCTCGATCGTCGACGACCTGCTCAGTGGTTGCGCATATACGCCATTCGAAATCGTCAATGATGTTCATCGACTTCAGGCGCGTAACAGGGTCGTAGAACCCGATAAAGTCCAGAGATGTCATGCGGTCAAATACGACAAATGCAGCTTTCATAGTGACAACCTCCCGCGGTGTTGCACGAACGATCAATCGCGGCGCTGACCCGCGAGCACGGCGGATGGGAGCAGGCTCGCCTGCGGACATCCGACGAGCGCAGTCGGGTCCAGTGCCTTGTTCCGGCGCAAGGCGCCGGGGCAAGGCACTGGACGAAGTCAGCGCCGCGATTCCCGGCGACGCAGTCGCGCGGAACAAGTTATTCTATCGTTTCTGGATATCTCCACCACTCGGGTGTGCATATTCAGGCCTCCCGACAATAGCCGTGCAATCGTATCCGTTGCACTTATGGAATGCCGCCCCCCCTATCCCATTTCAAATACGGTGGAATATTTATAAATCTCTTGACAAGCGTAACGCAACCATTTTTTCGTTGTTTCCGCATATCGTATCAAAATTAAGATTATAAGGTAGATGGAGAAGGCCACATGAATAAATGGGGACGGTTCTAATGGATGTTGTGATTTGCCCTTGACAGCGCACGGGAACGGGGGCAAGATGCCGCACATTTTATTTATTGCATGAGGAGAACCATGGAGGAAACAAATCAGAAGATGGAAGAGGCCGGCGGCGAGAAGAGTTTCGCCGAACTGCTGGACGAAAGCGGGACCGACCAGGGGTGGCTGAAGCCGGGCCAACGCGTGGAGGCGGTGATCGTGAAGGTCACACCGGAATGGGTCTTCATCGAC from the bacterium genome contains:
- a CDS encoding DJ-1/PfpI family protein, translated to MKAAFVVFDRMTSLDFIGFYDPVTRLKSMNIIDDFEWRICATTEQVVDDRGLRIGADAIAEPLSSYDMLFVPGGFGTRSLQHDRKFVDWLKTAGAARLKVSVCTGALLLGAAGFLRGKRATTHPGALKELEQYCREVVHERVVDEGDVITAGGVSSAIDAGLHLVERLAGPDARVRIAAQMDYPYRWNG